A single genomic interval of Dysidea avara chromosome 8, odDysAvar1.4, whole genome shotgun sequence harbors:
- the LOC136263029 gene encoding nucleotide-binding oligomerization domain-containing protein 2-like, whose amino-acid sequence MDRSDHEGLNQFKTSEKAITTPQLKDLYEYITPQYATYWKVMGALLGLSSGELKIIEQDNHYKAAPCCNAILEKWLEVDPSASWEKLFIVIDSPAVSIYQACDRVTSKPAKSMFTDQGVLILSNIVALLNVQARFKVDDDTWPPYQPKNFTPLVLIHYEGHRNLQQAIAITKLTQTGNIASLASNQPVPKNHSNYQPLKEVLDTSIVTKEVEQILAPLEKNDEPQFILIEGPPGIGKSVLLKEIAYRWGDKQILKGFKFVFLVCLRDPIIQQITSVHDLLQLFCVGHKRAEEITDACNNYLFENGGEDLVFLLDGFDEFPVEFQRNTLISKILERCVLPKCGLIVSSRSHATKNLRKYATFRVDILGFTETERVKFIKEALQPQAVDELTKYLEGNLTINGLCFVPFNMTILIYLYKQGIPLPSCSTQLYNYFICLTICRHLAKSGYSLDNTITDLATLPEPCNTVVHQLSKLSLKGLNDNKLIFTLEEVRAACPDITGSTGTLSGFGLLQAIQHFGLTGQTMTFNFVHFSIQEFLAAYHVTQLSPHDELQVLKAKFWNKFCSNMFAMYTSLTKGQRPAFKQFLSGGDDTIVISEVFLKDQFKCFHLFRSFHEANDKSVCMSIQKGRIFDDRVINLRGIHLSPYNVECVTLFLTSSPYRKWKELNLWSCHIQDQGLHVLHRDLLHSDVTIGVLDLLDNGLTRASSQSICDLTIHCRVEELVVRGNDYIGEDHAFYDIISNPSSMLVRLNMSFTRLTCSSATVLFIAALTKGKTLQQLYASNNGITDEVCDIIATSLKENISLIKLWIDGNKISAAGAQHLVQSLYHNDTLQELSLPRYPDDVKEMIRSLQQEVIKGRESRGSQTKLNVKLSK is encoded by the exons ATGGATCGCAGTGATCATGAAGGGCTAAACCAGTTTAAAACTTCCGAGAAAG CTATCACTACTCCACAACTGAAGGATCTCTATGAGTACATCACTCCGCAATATGCTACTTACTGGAAAGTTATGGGAGCACTACTGGGTCTATCCAGTGGAGAACTAAAGATCATAGAACAGGACAATCACTACAAAGCTGCTCCTTGTTGCAATGCCATTTTGGAGAAATGGCTTGAAGTGGACCCCTCTGCTAGTTGGGAGAAGCTGTTTATTGTGATTGATTCACCTGCAGTGTCCATTTATCAAGCCTGTGATAGAG TGACTTCCAAACCTGCCAAGTCTATGTTCACTGACCAAG GAGTCTTAATACTGTCCAACATAGTGGCCCTGCTTAATGTACAAGCACGTTTCAAGGTTGACGATGACACCTGGCCTCCATATCAACCAAAGAATTTCACACCCCTTGTACTGATTCACTATGAAGGACATCGCAATTTACAACAAGCCATTGCCATCACTAAACTAACACAAACAGGTAACATTGCTTCATTAGCCAGCAATCAACCAGTTCCCAAAAATCATTCTAACTATCAGCCATTGAAAGAGGTCCTTGATACTAGTATCGTTACTAAAGAAGTTGAACAGATCTTAGCCCCACTAGAAAAAAATGATGAACCACAATTTATTTTGATTGAAGGTCCTCCTGGTATTGGCAAATCTGTTTTACTAAAAGAAATTGCATATCGGTGGGGTGATAAACAGATATTGAAAGGTTTTAAATTTGTCTTCCTGGTCTGCTTACGTGATCCCATTATACAGCAGATTACATCAGTCCATGATCTCCTCCAGCTGTTCTGTGTTGGACACAAAAGAGCAGAAGAAATTACTGATGCATGCAACAATTACCTTTTTGAGAATGGCGGAGAAGATCTTGTTTTCCTTTTGGATGGCTTCGATGAATTTCCAGTAGAGTTTCAAAGAAATACTTTGATCTCAAAAATTCTTGAACGTTGTGTGCTACCCAAATGTGGCTTAATTGTGTCATCTCGTTCACATGCCACAAAGAATCTTCGCAAGTATGCGACGTTTAGAGTAGACATCTTGGGTTTCACTGAAACAGAAAGAGTAAAGTTTATAAAAGAAGCATTGCAGCCACAAGCAGTTGATGAGCTTACCAAATATCTTGAAGGCAATTTGACTATCAATGGTCTGTGCTTTGTCCCATTTAATATGACGATCTTGATTTATTTGTACAAACAAGGAATTCCCCTTCCAAGCTGTTCCACACAACTCTACAATTACTTCATCTGTCTTACCATCTGTAGACATCTTGCCAAGTCTGGTTATTCCCTTGACAACACCATCACTGATCTGGCCACTCTGCCTGAACCCTGCAACACAGTAGTTCACCAATTATCGAAATTGTCACTCAAGGGTCTTAATGACAATAAACTAATCTTTACTTTGGAAGAGGTGAGAGCAGCTTGTCCAGATATCACAGGTTCTACAGGAACACTCAGTGGCTTTGGGCTCCTGCAGGCCATTCAGCATTTTGGCTTAACTGGACAAACAATGACTTTTAACTTTGTCCACTTTTCCATTCAGGAATTCCTAGCTGCTTACCATGTGACTCAGCTTTCACCACATGATGAGTTACAAGTGCTTAAAGCAAAGTTCTGGAACAAATTTTGTTCTAACATGTTTGCAATGTACACTTCACTTACCAAAGGACAACGGCCTGCTTTCAAACAGTTCCTCTCTGGTGGAGATGACACGATTGTCATTTCAGAAGTATTCTTGAAAGATCAGTTCAAATGTTTTCACCTCTTTCGCTCCTTCCATGAGGCCAATGATAAATCCGTTTGCATGTCTATACAAAAGGGACGAATCTTTGATGATAGAGTAATCAATCTTCGTGGCATCCACCTATCTCCTTATAATGTGGAGTGTGTCACCCTCTTCCTAACCAGCTCACCTTACAGGAAGTGGAAGGAGCTTAACTTATGGAGCTGCCATATCCAAGATCAAGGCCTTCATGTGTTGCACCGTGACCTGTTGCATAGTGATGTCACTATTGGTGTGTTAGACTTGTTAGATAATGGTCTTACTAGAGCATCCTCCCAGTCCATCTGTGACCTCACCATCCACTGTAGAGTGGAAGAGTTGGTAGTTAGGGGTAATGACTACATTGGAGAGGACCACGCCTTCTATGATATTATATCCAATCCCTCCTCTATGCTAGTAAGACTAAATATGTCATTTACCAGGTTAACATGTTCTTCTGCCACTGTTCTCTTCATTGCTGCACTAACAAAGGGGAAAACTTTGCAGCAGCTGTATGCCAGCAACAATGGCATCACTGATGAAGTCTGTGACATTATTGCTACTTCACTGAAGGAGAATATTTCTCTGATCAAACTATGGATAGATGGCAACAAGATCAGTGCAGCAGGTGCACAACATTTAGTGCAATCTCTCTACCATAATGATACATTACAAGAATTATCACTGCCCCGTTACCCTGATGATGTTAAAGAGATGATCAGATCTCTACAGCAAGAAGTTATCAAGGGCAGAGAAAGTAGAGGAAGTCAAACGAAACTGAATGTTAAGCTTAGCAAATAG